The genome window ACAATATTGGACGTCAACAGTGACGCAACCGAAACGTTTGGCGAAACACTCTGGGCAATGGTGAAAAGTCCGTAAACGGTCCACGGTGCCCGACCAAACTCGGTAATGAACCAACCAGCGGTGTTAGCCAGGAATGGTGAGAAGGTCAAAATTGCCAAGACCCAAAGCATCCACCGGTGGTTGTAAAGGGTTGGCTTACTCTTCCTGGTCATAATCAAACCGACGATTGATACCAAGAAAAGTAATGCCCCAAAGCCACACATTACCCGGAAACTCCAGAAGAGGGTGTTAACCGGAACGTAGTAGTTCATCTTCTGCCCATCAATGTGGGTACCATACTTCTTTTCAAGCTGGGCGTTGATTTCTTCCATCCCTTCAACTGAACCAGACAGTTTGTGATAGGAAAGAACACTCAGAACACCAGGAATTTCAACCTTCCCCTTGACCTGATGGGTCTTGGTATCGGCAATCCCAACGACCGTCCACGGTGCCGGACTCTTGGTGGTCTTGTAAACCGCTTCGGTCGCCGCAAACTTCATTGGTTGTTCCTTGATCAGGTACTGCATCTGCATATCACCGGCGACGATGGCACCCAGTGAGAAGATCAGCATCAAGGTCAAGCCGATCCGCATCGTCTTGTGGTAAATCAGCTTGTTTTCATCGGACAGGGCCCGCTTCTTCAGTAGCTGAAAAGCGGCCAGCCCAGTGATAATGGTGGCCCCAGTCAGGACCGCAGTCAATAGAACATGAGAATATTCAAACATTAATTGCGGGTTAGACAGTAAGGCGCCAAAGTCGACCATTTCGGCCCGGCCGTTGCGAACGGTAAAGCCAACCGGGTGCTGCATGAACGAGTTCGCTGATAAAATCCACAGGGCGGACGTCATGGTCCCAAAGACAATCATCCACATAAAGAATAAGTGCAGCCCCTTCTTGACCCGGTCCCAGGTAAAGACCCACAGACCGATAAAGGTTGATTCAATAAAGAACGACAGCAGAGCTTCAAAGGCTAGTGGCGCACCAAAGATATCCCCCATGAACCGGGAGTAGTCTGACCAGTTCATCCCAAATTGGAATTCCTGAATCAGCCCGGTAACAACACCGACTGCAAAACTCAGCATAAAAATATTGCCCCAGAACTTCGTCATCTTTTTATATGACGGGTTGTTCGTATGGACATACATGCTTTCCATAATTGCAACGACGAGGCCCGTCCCAATGGTAAATGGGACGAAGAAAAAGTGGAAAACCGTCGTCATCGCAAACTGGAAACGCGCTAAACTAACAATATCCATTGTTAATCCCCTCCAGTAAACGAAATAACTTATCACAGTTTAACAATAATTGCTTATTACATGTTAAGTTTACAACGCAAAGCGCTTACTTTCAAGGACGATTAAATTTTTTATATCTATATTTTGGCGACCTAGTGATTGATAATGGCTAGTGGCTTTCCTTGACTATCGACTAATAAAAATCAAATCATAAGAAAGAAGTGCCGGCGGGCTTTTAAACGACTAATCAGTAGATAACAGAATTGAAGGTGTGCGGTGATCTATTCACCTCTATGCAGCACCTATAAAAAAAGCGGGAGTGCGCTACACACCTTCATTTCACTCCCCCTTTTCAAGTCCTAATAATAAGTCAGCTCCGCCGTGACAGAATTAATTTTAAAATAAAAAAGAGGCTGGGTTAATACCCAACCTCGCTAAAGAACTATTTAAGGGTAACAGTAGCACCAGCGGCTTCAAGCTTTTCCTTGATGTCGTTAGCTTCGTCTTCCTTAACGTCTTCCTTGATAGCAGAAGGAGCACCGTCAACAAGGTCCTTAGCGTCCTTCAGGCCAACACCAGTGATGTCCTTAACGGCCTTAATAACCTTAACCTTAGCGGCACCTGGTTCAGTCAATTCAACAGTGAAGCTGTCCTTAGCAGCAGCGTCGCCACCGGCAGCACCGGCAACAGCAACTGGGGCAGCAGCTGAAACGTCGAATTCTTCTTCGATTGCCTTAACAAGATCGTTAAGGTCAGAAATTGATGCTTCCTTTAATGAAGCAATGATAGCATCCTTATCAAAAGCCATGTTTATTTCCTCCAATATTTAGGTAATTGATTTTGATTTGATATTGAACCGATAAACGGTAATTATGCGGCTTCGTCTTCCTTGTCGGCAACGGCCTTGACTGCCCGGGCAATCTTCCGCATTGGGTCTTGCAATGCAGATGCAAGCATGGACAACAGGTCTTCACGACTAGGCATCGTAGCGTATTCGTTGATTTCATCAAGAGTCTTGACACTCTTTTCGATGAAGCCACCCTTGATTTCAAGAGCGTCGTGATCGTCAGCGAACTTCTTCAAGATCTTAGCTGGGGCAATTGGGTCCTCATCGGAGAAAGCCACAGCAGTTGGACCAACAAAAGTTGACCGCAGATCTTCGTAGTCGGTACCTTCAACGGCCCGGTCAAGAATCTTGTTCTTGATAACTGACATCTTGACACCGGCATCACGGAGCTGCTTACGCAAGTCAGTAACTTCGGCAACAGTCAAACCACGGTAATCAACAACGATAGCTGATTGGGCGGCGTTAATCAAATCAGCGGTTTGCTTAACGACTTCCGCCTTCTTAGCAATAGCTGCTTCACTCATGAATTTTCACCTCCTGCAATGTATTTTGATCGGATTTATAAAAAAATCCCTATGACCGCAGACATAGAGAAGGAATTTACATTTCTTCCTCGGCAGGCAATATTAAGGCTTGCGCCACCTGAGTCTTAGGCAGAGTCATATTTAATCAACTTTAATAGTATAGCATAGTCGTTGGCTTGCTGTAAAGCACCTTTTGCAATCTATCCCGATTCCTTTTTCGAATTATAATTCTTCTAAAATAAGCATTTTACATTAAGTAAGGAAATCATTAAACTGGATATCGTAAAGAAGGAGTGATTAATTTGCATAATCAAGGCCATATCCGGCACACGCTCCAGTCCCGTCACCTGTCAATGATCGCTCTTGGCGGCACGATCGGTACCGGCTTGTTTATTGCCTCCGGTTCAGCTATCACCACGGCGGGTCCCGGTGGCAGCCTCGTCGCCTATTCCATTATGGGACTAATGGTGTTCTTTTTGATGACCAGTCTAGCTGAAATGGCAACCTATAATCCCCGCAGCGGGTCGTTTGCAGAGTACGCCAACCGCTACGTCGACCCAGCGCTCGGCTTCGCAATGGGCTGGAATTACTGGTTCTGCGGTGCGATTACCGTGGCGGTTGAACTGTCGACCGTTGGCATCGTCATGAACTTCTGGTTTCCCCACGTTCCCGGCTGGATTTTCAGCCTGCTTGCCTTTGTCATTATTTTTATCATTAACTATTTCTCGGTTCGGGCATACGGGGAAACCGAGTTTTGGCTGGCCCTGCTCAAAGTCGCGGCCGTAGTTATCTTCGTAATTGTCGGCATTGCGGTTATCATGGGCCTAATCGGTGGGCATCACGCGCTCGGCTTTAAGAACTTTACCTACAAGCAAGCGCCGTTTGTCAACGGAATTCCCGGCATCATCAGTGCCTTTGTCGTCTCCGGCTTCTCCTTTCAGGGAACCGAAATGGTCGGCATTGCCGCCGGGGAGTCTGCCGATCCGCAGCACAGTGTTCCCCGGGCAATCCATGCGACATTCTGGCGAATCTTATTATTCTACGTCCTGACGATTTTTGTCATCGCCTGCATCCTGCCCTACACGAATAAGAACCTATTGAGTTCCGACGTCAAGGATATTATCACCAGTCCCTTCACGCTGATTTTCCAGTATGCGGGGCTGTGCTACGCTGCGGGCATCATGAATTTCGTAATCTTAATTGCGGTCCTGTCATCGGCTAATTCCTGGCTGTACGCCATCTCCCGAATCCTCTTCTCCCAGTCAATGGACGGTTTCCTCTGGACGGGATTCCGGGCCGTTAACCGCCGGGGGATTCCCATTTTGAGTTTTCTGGCAATGGCCGCGCTTAGCCTCGCCATGTGGGCCCTCCAATTTATCGGTCCCAACGTCTACAACTACCTGATTTCCGCGAATAGCTTAGGCGGCTTTATGGAGTGGCTGGGGATTGCTATTGCTCATTTCCGCTTCCGCCGTGGTTTCCTGCGGCAGGGCCATTCACTGGACGAATTGGACTACCACGCCGGCCTTTTCCCGTTCGGTCCCATCTTTGCCTTTGTCCTTTGTGTCATTGTGATTGCGGGACAGAACGTTGACGCCTTCATCAAACTGGACTGGTCCAACATCCTGATTACCTACATGTCCGTCCCGCTCTTTATCTTCTTCTACTTCTATTACAAGCTACGACACCACACACACCTGGTACCATTAGACAGGATGAAATTAAAATAACTCGGACTTAACGTAAATGGAGAGTGAGAAAAAACGCTCCAAATCGGCTAGCAAGCTGATTTGGGGCGTTTGTCTTCGAACCTCCACAAGGATGGCTAAGTTGGTCAAACGCTGATAAATCAGCGTTGGAACTGCCAGCCAGCTACTGCGCTGAGGCATTACTAACTTTAAAATATTAAAGAGGTTGAGTTAATTCCCAGCCTCCATTTTTCTATAAATTAATTTACTTCACTGCTTCTTGGAGGGCTTCACCCAACTGCTTCATCCCCGCCTTAATCTTGTCCTCTTCGGCGTTGGAGTAGTTCAGGCGGAAGGCCCCTGGCTGTGGCTTGCCAGCAAAGAACGGGTCGCCCGGAACAAAGGCCACGTTGTGTTCCAGACACTGCTTAAATAACTCAACCGTGTCATCAACCCCCGGCACTTCGACCCAGAGGAACATCCCACCCTCCGGATCGGTGTACTTAACGCCGGCCGGGAAGTATTCCTTGATTCCTTCAACCATCAATTCCTTGCGCTTGCCATAGAGCGCGCTGATTTCCTTAACGTGGGCGTCTAAGTCATTATGCACCAAGAATTCAACCACGGCGTACTGGGCCAGGTTGTCGGTGTGGAGGTCAGCAGACTGTTTAAGCACCGTCAGCTTATCAACTACCTTAGCATCGGCCACTAACCAGCCAAGCCGGAAGCCGGGGGCCAGAGTCTTTGAGAAAGTACTCATGTACAGGACGTGGCCATCCTTGTCAAAGGACTTAACCGCGGGCACGTGCTGGCCAGCAAAGCGAATCTCACCATACGGGTTATCTTCCAGCACTAGGACATCGTACTTAGCAGCCAACTCAGCGAGCTTTTGGCGCCGGTCCGCTGGCATTGTCCGCCCGGTCGGATTCTGGAAGTTTGGCACCGTGTAGATTAACTTAGTCGATGGGTTCGCCTTCAGCGCTGCCTCGAGGGCATCCATCTTCATCCCATCATCGTCCATCTCGACACTGACAAAATCAGCACCGTAGGACTTGAAGACGTCCAGGGCACAAAGGTAGGTCGGTTGCTCAACCAGGACGGTGTCGCCAGGATTGACAAATGCTTTCCCTACTAAGTCCAGCACCTGCTCAGAACCGGTGGTTACCAGGACATTTTCTAACTCACCCGTCACGTTTTCCTTTTGTTTAACGTGTTCTAAGATTTGTTCACGCAGGGCGGTTACACCCTTGGCGGCCCCGTATTGCATGGCTTCTTGGCCGTGTTCTTCAAAGGCCAGGTCAACCGCCGCCTGCATTTCCTTAACCGGGAATAATTCAGGAGCTGGCAGGCCACCAGCAAAGGAAATAATTTGCGGATCCGCCGCTGCCTTTAAAATGGCCCCAACCGCATCCGTGCCGTCTGCTGGAACTCGTTTAGAAAATTTAAACTCTGTCATTGTCGTCACTCCTTATTCGTGGTTAATAATAAATTAGATATTTCTAATAGAAATATCATTGTTTTGTAGTATACAATACAAAGTTGCGATTGTGAAGCACATTTTGCAAGAAGCTAATTTAAATTAATTTTGGTTCAAACCGGCCGTTACCATCAGTAAATTAATTTAAAAAATAAAAGAGAGTGAGAAAAAACACCCCAAATCGGCTAGCAAGCTGATTTGGGGTGTTTGTCTTCGAACCTCCGCAAGGATGGCTAGGTTGGTTAAACACTGATTTATCAGCGTTTGAACTGCCAGCCAGCTACTGCGCTGAGGCATTATTAATCTATAAAATAGTTAAGAGGTTGAGTTAATTCCCAACCTCTCTTGATTATCCCATGCTTAGAAGCTTTCCAGGTCAAGCGTAACACTTGGGCCGAAAGTTGAAGCGATGGAGGCGTGCTTGATGTAAGTACCACGCACTGAAGCAGGACGAGCCTTAACAACGATGTCTTCCAACGTCTTCAGGTTTTCAACCAGCTTGTCAGTGTCAAAGGATACCTTACCAAATGGCACAGCAACGTTACCATCCCGGTCAGTCCGGTAAGTTACTTGACCAGCCTTGGCGTCAGAAACAGCCTTGGCAACGTCCATCGTAACCGTACCAGTCTTCGGGTTTGGCATTAAGCCCTTAGGACCAAGGACCCGACCCAGGCGACCAACCTTAGGCATCATGTTTGGCGTAGCGATTGCAACGTCAAAGTCTAACCAGCCGTCTTGGATCTTTTCTACCAAGTCATCGGAGCCAACAAAGTCAGCACCGGCTTCTTCAGCAGCCTTAGCGTTGTCACCTTCAGCGAAGACGATCACGGTTTGGTCCTTACCAGTACCGTTAGGCAAAACAACGGCACCACGTAATTGCTGGTCTGCTTGCTTAGTATCTACGTTTAAGTTGAATGCAACTTCGATTGAAGAGTCAAAGTTAGCAAAGTCAATGTCTTTTACCAATTGAACTGCGTCGTTAACAGCGTAAGCTTTCTTAGTGTCAACCTTTTTAAGCGCATCTTGGTACTTCTTACCACGATTCTTAGCCATCTTGTGTTTTTTCCTCCTTGCAAATGTGGTCTAACGGAGTTAATACCTCCCACGGAGACGCACCACTTTAATGGGACGTCCGGACTGCCGAGCAATTAGTCTTCAACAGTGAAGCCCATGCTCCGTGCAGTACCTTCGATCATGCGCATCGCTGCTTCAACGTCAGCGGCGTTTAGATCTTGCATCTTCGTTTCGGCGATTTCCTTAACTTGGTCCTTGGTTACAGAAGCAACCTTCTTCGTGTTAGGTTCACCGGAACCGTGTTCAACACCAGCGGCCTTCTTCAGTAAGACAGCAGCAGGCGGCGTCTTAGTAATGAAGTCAAATGAACGGTCCTCATAAACGGTAATTACAACTGGGATCAGCATACCCTTTTGGTCAGCGGTCCGTGCGTTGAATTCCTTCGTGAAGCCCATGATGTTAATACCTGCTTGTCCAAGTGCAGGACCTACTGGTGGAGCTGGTGTTGCTGCACCGGCAGGAATTTGCAACTTGACAACGTTAGCTACTTTCTTTGCCACGAGACAAAACCTCCTTAGTCCGTGTTGTGGTCATGATGAGGCAGAAAATTTACCTCTCCCACAGTATGTTAATAGCATACCTTAAAAAAATACCATAATTAGACGGGCATTTCAAGCCTGGATGTTGCCCTTTCCGCGAAGCAACTGCTAATGGGGCACCTCCTCGCGCAGGGCAACTATTCCACCGTATCGACCTGGTCAAAGCCTAATTCGGCAGACGTTTCCCGGCCAAACATTTCGACATTGACCTTCAGCTTCTGCTTTTCATGGTCGACTTCGGTAACCTTCCCGGTCAGGTCAGCGAACGGTCCAGCAATTACCTTGACGGTGTCGCCTTCCTTGACGTCAATATCACTGACGGTAATGTCAGCCCCCATCCGCTTCATGATCCGCTCTACTTCATCGGGAAGCAGCGGCGTTGGCTTGGAACCACCACCGTGAGAACCCAAGAATCCGGTTACCCCTGGCGTATTCCGGGCGATGTACCACGCTTGGTCAGTCATGATCATTTCGACCAGGACGTAACCGGGGAAAGTATTTTCAGTGACCTCTTTAGCCTGGCCATCCTTAACTTCCCGAACCGTTTCTTCCGCAACCACTACCCGAAAGATGTAGTCCTGCATCCCCATTGATTGGGCCCGTGACTCCAAGTTGCTCTTCACCCGGTTTTCGTAACCAGAGTAGGTATGCAGCACATACCAACGTTTTTCATGCGATTCCACGATGAATCCTCCTCTTTGATTTAACTTTTGCCAAAATAAAAAAACTTCGTATCTCCACGAAGCTCATCACAGTTAGTATAGCAGACCGCTATTTGTTTTGCCACTATTGTTAAACAAATAGCTTCATAAATGATTGAATTAACCAGTCGAAGAGGGCAAAGAACAGGACAAAAAATAGGGTCAGGGAAATAACAATTGTCGTATCCCGCCGGTTTTCCCGTGCCGTTGGCCAAACAACCAGCTTCATTTCATGGTTAACACTTTTAATAAATCGAATCAAGTGCATAGTATCCTCCACTATTTACTCTCGCGGTGCAATGTATATTCCCCGCAATGTTTGCAAAACTTGCGCAGCTCTAACCGGTCTTGGCGGTGTGGATTAGCGGCCACCGTATAGTTTCGCGCCCCACACTTGGTACATTCCAAGGCCACCTTCTTTTGGGACATACTAACACCTCCACGTACAGTATAGACTATCACGAATCCCCAGGGAAAAGCAAGCTAACCGGGCTTATAAGGGGTGCCGGGAATTAAAGCCCTGGTAGATCAACAGGCTGGCGGCAACACTGGCATTAAGGCTCTGAACGTGGCCAATCATCGGAATCGTCAGCATCTCGTCGCAGTTCTTCTTGAGCAGGGGCGAAATTCCCTTGCCTTCATTACCGATTACCAGTGCCACAGCACCATGGGCATCCCAGGTCCGGTAGTCCCGCCCCTTCATGTCGGTTCCAAAGAGCCAAACGCCACGGTCTTGCAACTCCTTGGCGGTCTGAACGAGGTTAGTAACCCGGGCAACGGGCACGTGTTCCAACGCTCCCGTTGAAGTCTTCGCCACGACCGACGTCAACCCCACCGCCCGGCGCCGGGGAATGATAATCCCGTGCACCCCGGCCGCATCCGCAGTTCGAATAATCGAGCCCAGGTTGTGGGGATCTTCCAGTTCATCCAAAATCAGGAAAAACGGGTCCTCTTGCTTTTGGGCGGCGTTTGCAAAGAGGTCGTCCAAGTCAGCGTACTGGTAAGCCGCCACTGCCAGCGCTACCCCCTGGTGGTTTTGGTGGTCAGTCAGCTGGTCCAGTTTCGTCTTCGGAACTGTGGAAACTACCAGACGCTTCTGCTTGGCGAGCTTAATGATTTCCGCAATCGCGTCTGCTTTCAGTCCGGCCTGGACGAATACCTTGTTAATTTCCTGGTCGGCCTTGAGGGCCATTACCGCGGGGTGGCGCCCAATAATAAAGTCAGTATTTTCAGTTTTCATGCTTTGTCCGCCCTTCTTCAACTTGTTTAATACACCATGCTGCTAGTTCAGCCAGTCGCTCTTGCTGACCTGAAAGCTGGAGGTACCCCATCAGGGCCTCAAACCCCGTCGAAATACGGTAAGTCAGCACCGAGGTGTGCTTGGCGTGGGTGTGGCTGTTAGCGTTGCGGCCCCGTTTGAAGTAGGCCCATTCTTCCGCGGTCAAGAGCTCATCAGCCTTCATCAGGTCGATCAGCGCTGCCTGAGCCTTTGCTGAGACGTAGTGGGTCGCAATGTGCTGCAGCTTGGTGGGCTTGCTAAGCCCCGTGCTTAATAAATGCTGGCGGATAAACACTTCATAGACGGCGTCGCCCAGGTAGGCGAGCGCAATCCCGTTCAACTGCTGGTAGTTTGCTTCTTCCATACTTTTGCTTATTACTGCTCCTTCTTGTAACGCGTTCCCTGGGGAGTATCTTCAAGGATAATCCCCTGTTGTTTTAATTCATCCCGAATTTGGTCGCTGCGAGCGAAATCCTTGTTCTTCCGGGCCTGGTTCCGCTCCTCAATCAGCGCCTTGATCTGTTCGTCGTCAATGTGGTTATCATGGGCAACGAGCTTGATGCCAAAGATGCTGATCAGCTGGGCCAGCTTGTCCTTGTATGCCTGGAGGGCCCCCTGCTTGACCGCTGCTTGCTGGGCGTAAGTGTTGGCCGCCTTGACCAGCTCATAAACCACGGCAATCCCGTTTTGCACGTTGATATCATCATCCATGGCCGTGGTAAAGCGTGCGGTAAAGTCTGCCAGCTGCTGGGTTACCAGTGCGTCGTCTCCTGCTGCCGCGTCCTGCTGTCGGTAGGTCAGGTTGTCGTAAGCGGTCTGGATGTGTTCCAGGTTATTTTTAGCATCCGTCAGGTTATCCTCGCTGTACTGGATGGGCCGCCGGTACTGGGTCGTTGCCATAAAGAAGCGTAGCACCTGCGGGTCGACCGTCTTGATAATATCGTGGACAGTAATGAAGTTGTGCAGGGACTTGCTCATCTTCTCGTTGTCCTTGCCAATCGTTACAAAGCCATTGTGCATCCAGTAGCGGACGAAGAGCTGGCCGGTCGCCGCCTCACTCTGGGCAATTTCATTTTCGTGGTGGGGAAATTCAAGGTCCTGTCCACCGGCGTGAATATCCAGGGTCTGACCGAGGTACTTTGTGGACATTACCGAGCATTCGATGTGCCAGCCAGGACGGCCCTGGCCCCATGGGGAATCCCAGCTGATTTCACCAGGCTTGGCCGCCTTCCAGAGGGCGAAGTCCATCGGGTCCTCCTTTTTGCCAATCTCATCGGCGCTGACGTGTTCACTGGCACCAACTTCCAGGTCGTCAATCGACTGCCCAGACAGCTGACCGTAGTGGGCAAACTTCCGCGCCCGGTAGTAAACATCCCCGTCGCTTTCGTAAGCATACCCCTTCTCAATCAGTGTTTGGACAAAGGCAATGATGTCGGGAATGTTTT of Limosilactobacillus oris contains these proteins:
- a CDS encoding cytochrome ubiquinol oxidase subunit I, producing the protein MDIVSLARFQFAMTTVFHFFFVPFTIGTGLVVAIMESMYVHTNNPSYKKMTKFWGNIFMLSFAVGVVTGLIQEFQFGMNWSDYSRFMGDIFGAPLAFEALLSFFIESTFIGLWVFTWDRVKKGLHLFFMWMIVFGTMTSALWILSANSFMQHPVGFTVRNGRAEMVDFGALLSNPQLMFEYSHVLLTAVLTGATIITGLAAFQLLKKRALSDENKLIYHKTMRIGLTLMLIFSLGAIVAGDMQMQYLIKEQPMKFAATEAVYKTTKSPAPWTVVGIADTKTHQVKGKVEIPGVLSVLSYHKLSGSVEGMEEINAQLEKKYGTHIDGQKMNYYVPVNTLFWSFRVMCGFGALLFLVSIVGLIMTRKSKPTLYNHRWMLWVLAILTFSPFLANTAGWFITEFGRAPWTVYGLFTIAQSVSPNVSVASLLTSNIVYFVLFTVLAIILIALIVRFLRNDPVEWDEAQADKKATDPFAKGAF
- the rplL gene encoding 50S ribosomal protein L7/L12, whose product is MAFDKDAIIASLKEASISDLNDLVKAIEEEFDVSAAAPVAVAGAAGGDAAAKDSFTVELTEPGAAKVKVIKAVKDITGVGLKDAKDLVDGAPSAIKEDVKEDEANDIKEKLEAAGATVTLK
- the rplJ gene encoding 50S ribosomal protein L10; this translates as MSEAAIAKKAEVVKQTADLINAAQSAIVVDYRGLTVAEVTDLRKQLRDAGVKMSVIKNKILDRAVEGTDYEDLRSTFVGPTAVAFSDEDPIAPAKILKKFADDHDALEIKGGFIEKSVKTLDEINEYATMPSREDLLSMLASALQDPMRKIARAVKAVADKEDEAA
- a CDS encoding amino acid permease, whose amino-acid sequence is MIALGGTIGTGLFIASGSAITTAGPGGSLVAYSIMGLMVFFLMTSLAEMATYNPRSGSFAEYANRYVDPALGFAMGWNYWFCGAITVAVELSTVGIVMNFWFPHVPGWIFSLLAFVIIFIINYFSVRAYGETEFWLALLKVAAVVIFVIVGIAVIMGLIGGHHALGFKNFTYKQAPFVNGIPGIISAFVVSGFSFQGTEMVGIAAGESADPQHSVPRAIHATFWRILLFYVLTIFVIACILPYTNKNLLSSDVKDIITSPFTLIFQYAGLCYAAGIMNFVILIAVLSSANSWLYAISRILFSQSMDGFLWTGFRAVNRRGIPILSFLAMAALSLAMWALQFIGPNVYNYLISANSLGGFMEWLGIAIAHFRFRRGFLRQGHSLDELDYHAGLFPFGPIFAFVLCVIVIAGQNVDAFIKLDWSNILITYMSVPLFIFFYFYYKLRHHTHLVPLDRMKLK
- a CDS encoding PLP-dependent aminotransferase family protein, which encodes MTEFKFSKRVPADGTDAVGAILKAAADPQIISFAGGLPAPELFPVKEMQAAVDLAFEEHGQEAMQYGAAKGVTALREQILEHVKQKENVTGELENVLVTTGSEQVLDLVGKAFVNPGDTVLVEQPTYLCALDVFKSYGADFVSVEMDDDGMKMDALEAALKANPSTKLIYTVPNFQNPTGRTMPADRRQKLAELAAKYDVLVLEDNPYGEIRFAGQHVPAVKSFDKDGHVLYMSTFSKTLAPGFRLGWLVADAKVVDKLTVLKQSADLHTDNLAQYAVVEFLVHNDLDAHVKEISALYGKRKELMVEGIKEYFPAGVKYTDPEGGMFLWVEVPGVDDTVELFKQCLEHNVAFVPGDPFFAGKPQPGAFRLNYSNAEEDKIKAGMKQLGEALQEAVK
- the rplA gene encoding 50S ribosomal protein L1, translated to MAKNRGKKYQDALKKVDTKKAYAVNDAVQLVKDIDFANFDSSIEVAFNLNVDTKQADQQLRGAVVLPNGTGKDQTVIVFAEGDNAKAAEEAGADFVGSDDLVEKIQDGWLDFDVAIATPNMMPKVGRLGRVLGPKGLMPNPKTGTVTMDVAKAVSDAKAGQVTYRTDRDGNVAVPFGKVSFDTDKLVENLKTLEDIVVKARPASVRGTYIKHASIASTFGPSVTLDLESF
- the rplK gene encoding 50S ribosomal protein L11, which codes for MAKKVANVVKLQIPAGAATPAPPVGPALGQAGINIMGFTKEFNARTADQKGMLIPVVITVYEDRSFDFITKTPPAAVLLKKAAGVEHGSGEPNTKKVASVTKDQVKEIAETKMQDLNAADVEAAMRMIEGTARSMGFTVED
- the nusG gene encoding transcription termination/antitermination protein NusG: MESHEKRWYVLHTYSGYENRVKSNLESRAQSMGMQDYIFRVVVAEETVREVKDGQAKEVTENTFPGYVLVEMIMTDQAWYIARNTPGVTGFLGSHGGGSKPTPLLPDEVERIMKRMGADITVSDIDVKEGDTVKVIAGPFADLTGKVTEVDHEKQKLKVNVEMFGRETSAELGFDQVDTVE
- the secE gene encoding preprotein translocase subunit SecE; translated protein: MHLIRFIKSVNHEMKLVVWPTARENRRDTTIVISLTLFFVLFFALFDWLIQSFMKLFV
- the rpmG gene encoding 50S ribosomal protein L33; the protein is MSQKKVALECTKCGARNYTVAANPHRQDRLELRKFCKHCGEYTLHRESK
- the rlmB gene encoding 23S rRNA (guanosine(2251)-2'-O)-methyltransferase RlmB encodes the protein MKTENTDFIIGRHPAVMALKADQEINKVFVQAGLKADAIAEIIKLAKQKRLVVSTVPKTKLDQLTDHQNHQGVALAVAAYQYADLDDLFANAAQKQEDPFFLILDELEDPHNLGSIIRTADAAGVHGIIIPRRRAVGLTSVVAKTSTGALEHVPVARVTNLVQTAKELQDRGVWLFGTDMKGRDYRTWDAHGAVALVIGNEGKGISPLLKKNCDEMLTIPMIGHVQSLNASVAASLLIYQGFNSRHPL
- a CDS encoding Mini-ribonuclease 3 gives rise to the protein MEEANYQQLNGIALAYLGDAVYEVFIRQHLLSTGLSKPTKLQHIATHYVSAKAQAALIDLMKADELLTAEEWAYFKRGRNANSHTHAKHTSVLTYRISTGFEALMGYLQLSGQQERLAELAAWCIKQVEEGRTKHEN
- the cysS gene encoding cysteine--tRNA ligase, whose translation is MLKIYNTLTRQKEEFKPLHPGVVNMYVCGPTVYNYIHIGNARSAIAFDTVRRYLEFKGYQVNYVSNFTDVDDKMIKAAHEQGITVPQLADKFIQAFMADTTAVNIEPATKHPRATENIPDIIAFVQTLIEKGYAYESDGDVYYRARKFAHYGQLSGQSIDDLEVGASEHVSADEIGKKEDPMDFALWKAAKPGEISWDSPWGQGRPGWHIECSVMSTKYLGQTLDIHAGGQDLEFPHHENEIAQSEAATGQLFVRYWMHNGFVTIGKDNEKMSKSLHNFITVHDIIKTVDPQVLRFFMATTQYRRPIQYSEDNLTDAKNNLEHIQTAYDNLTYRQQDAAAGDDALVTQQLADFTARFTTAMDDDINVQNGIAVVYELVKAANTYAQQAAVKQGALQAYKDKLAQLISIFGIKLVAHDNHIDDEQIKALIEERNQARKNKDFARSDQIRDELKQQGIILEDTPQGTRYKKEQ